The proteins below are encoded in one region of Paenibacillus sp. YYML68:
- a CDS encoding sulfatase-like hydrolase/transferase → MQLKKRPNILFLMTDQQRADTFSCVNPEIRTPNLDQLIQDSVYFNEAYCANPSCVPSRAAIMTGKFPSECECPTYITMLPEHEKTFMSRLQEAGYYTAVVGKQHFAGSGIERGYDEENIIDGHSAHAPYEYVKSYHDYLAQHGIDPKTVMAGGLISGGSWQVAEEHHLDYFIGELGKAWLTKRAEQQDEQPWFFTLSFPGPHHPYDCEGTRYAEGYELEQLRKPATSYEDLDQKPGHFKEMGSYANIYLNNFSEEAFLRTKRSYYANMTLIDEKIGEVIRILKETGQYDNTLIIYTSDHGDFMGDFGLVEKLQCLTDSLMRVPLFVKPPVAGFKGVRVDDPVTNIDIAATCLRAAEAEVPARLSNYPYNGYWDASEELKVRDHVYMEAGEIKGVVKDGIKTIHYMNREYGELYDLKLDPLERVNLWDEPDYAEHKLEGTRLILNNMYRAIPKWDTLWNYKTPNV, encoded by the coding sequence ATGCAGTTGAAGAAGAGACCCAATATTTTATTCTTAATGACCGACCAGCAGCGTGCTGACACATTCTCATGCGTGAATCCGGAGATTCGGACGCCGAATCTGGATCAGCTTATACAGGACAGTGTATATTTCAACGAAGCGTACTGCGCCAATCCGTCCTGTGTGCCGTCACGCGCGGCGATCATGACAGGCAAGTTTCCGTCGGAGTGCGAATGTCCGACCTACATCACAATGCTGCCAGAGCACGAGAAGACGTTCATGAGCAGACTGCAGGAGGCGGGCTACTACACGGCGGTTGTCGGGAAGCAGCATTTTGCCGGATCGGGTATCGAGAGAGGCTATGATGAGGAGAACATCATCGACGGGCATAGCGCCCATGCTCCTTATGAATATGTGAAGTCGTATCACGACTATCTGGCGCAGCATGGCATCGACCCGAAGACGGTGATGGCTGGCGGGCTGATCAGTGGCGGCTCGTGGCAGGTGGCCGAGGAGCATCACCTCGATTACTTCATCGGCGAGCTGGGCAAGGCGTGGCTGACGAAGCGGGCGGAGCAGCAGGACGAACAGCCGTGGTTCTTCACACTATCGTTCCCGGGGCCGCACCATCCGTACGATTGTGAAGGGACGCGGTATGCCGAGGGCTATGAGCTGGAGCAGCTGCGCAAGCCGGCGACGAGCTACGAGGATCTCGACCAGAAGCCGGGGCACTTCAAGGAGATGGGCTCGTACGCGAACATCTACTTGAACAACTTCTCCGAGGAGGCGTTCCTGCGCACGAAGCGCTCGTACTATGCGAACATGACGCTCATCGATGAGAAGATCGGCGAAGTGATTCGCATTCTGAAGGAGACGGGCCAGTACGATAACACGCTGATCATCTACACGTCCGATCACGGCGACTTCATGGGCGACTTCGGCCTGGTGGAGAAGCTGCAGTGCTTAACGGACAGTCTCATGCGAGTGCCGCTGTTCGTGAAGCCGCCGGTCGCGGGGTTCAAGGGTGTGCGCGTCGACGATCCGGTGACGAACATTGATATTGCCGCGACGTGTCTGCGAGCAGCCGAAGCCGAGGTGCCAGCCCGTCTGTCGAACTATCCGTACAATGGCTACTGGGACGCGAGCGAGGAGCTCAAGGTACGCGACCATGTATATATGGAAGCGGGCGAGATCAAGGGTGTCGTCAAGGACGGCATCAAGACGATTCATTATATGAACCGCGAGTACGGCGAGCTGTATGACCTGAAGCTGGACCCGCTGGAGCGTGTCAACCTGTGGGATGAGCCGGATTATGCCGAGCATAAGCTCGAGGGCACCCGCCTCATCCTGAACAACATGTACAGAGCGATTCCGAAGTGGGATACGCTATGGAATTACAAGACGCCGAACGTGTAG
- a CDS encoding AraC family transcriptional regulator, with the protein MTTGSDKHDTALDHRVSFCVHTFPRIEDMGLYRTSDLWAHMDRIIDNDVMIFVRKGLVHIIEDGVEYEVTPGQAFFMKHGVRHYGHRRTPAGSEWYWITFTPAALEEGQEGDEAWELQGSSLHGPVLPDKAVIRMKLVESADLQHMCVRLNKLLDHYDSRTAYDGLKLHIGVLELLVDLHREMTEKTKAGSRLVHDVKKYVHQHLYSTIRSADLTQALQMNYSYMSRAFSQATGLSIQRYIMEQKMKEAIRLFGETSLNISQISERLGYANPYYFTRVFRQVTGHSPTSFLKRGYYDYSSKD; encoded by the coding sequence TTGACTACTGGCAGCGATAAGCACGATACGGCGCTGGACCACCGGGTATCGTTCTGCGTACATACGTTCCCCCGCATCGAGGACATGGGACTGTATCGGACGAGCGACCTGTGGGCGCACATGGACCGCATCATAGATAACGATGTGATGATCTTCGTGCGCAAGGGGCTCGTGCACATTATAGAGGACGGAGTTGAATATGAGGTCACGCCGGGACAAGCCTTCTTCATGAAGCATGGCGTGCGCCATTATGGTCATCGGAGGACCCCGGCCGGATCGGAGTGGTATTGGATCACGTTCACGCCCGCGGCGCTGGAGGAGGGACAGGAGGGGGACGAGGCGTGGGAGCTGCAAGGCAGCTCTCTGCATGGGCCCGTGCTGCCCGATAAGGCGGTCATTCGCATGAAGCTGGTGGAGTCTGCGGACCTCCAGCATATGTGTGTGCGGCTCAATAAGCTGCTGGATCACTATGACAGCCGCACCGCCTACGATGGCCTGAAGCTGCATATCGGCGTTCTGGAGCTGCTCGTCGATCTGCACCGTGAGATGACGGAGAAGACGAAGGCTGGCAGCCGACTCGTCCATGATGTGAAGAAATATGTGCATCAGCATCTGTACAGCACGATCCGGTCAGCGGATCTGACGCAGGCGCTGCAGATGAACTATTCGTACATGAGCCGCGCCTTCTCGCAGGCGACAGGTCTATCGATACAGCGGTACATTATGGAGCAGAAGATGAAGGAGGCGATCCGGCTGTTCGGAGAGACCTCGTTGAACATCTCGCAGATTAGCGAGCGGCTTGGCTACGCGAACCCGTACTATTTCACCCGCGTGTTCAGACAGGTGACCGGACATAGCCCGACGTCGTTCCTGAAGCGGGGCTATTACGATTACTCGTCCAAGGACTAG
- a CDS encoding sulfatase — protein MSKKPNILFIMTDQQRHDAIGYRNPEVLTPHLDRLAAESVVFTNGYTSNPSCIPARAAIFTGRYPSQCGAPTYMTPLPDYEQTFMSILRDNGYHTAVIGKQHFWKTKVDKGYDYMDIVDEHFPPKVISKELDEREFGLPQHLTVSDRVSSYVSFLADSGFTEGAQLFEKVGATKEVYRWKVEEKYHIDAYVGNRGVEWIQNSRPSEPWFLTLSFPGPHTPFDGIGLPDEALYDESKLSLPTTEPEDIFKKPGHFQSLLRRYCEIDPEAKKIVSRMSDDELRLMRKSYYANVTLIDRKVGEVVEALKSAGEYDNTMIIYLSDHGDFMGDFGMAQKMQCVSEQLMRIPYFIKPPVAGFEGYREESFVSSVEVAATCLTAGGIEVPGNMSPRSLTQFFDKDGEPERWEDIYLEARDIRGIRSKQYKLVYYAEREYGELYDLLNDPEERDNLWSREDLQSVKQELMKRLMDRIIQIGQNVHVIWHPSVPAI, from the coding sequence ATGAGCAAGAAGCCTAATATTTTATTCATTATGACCGACCAGCAGCGTCACGACGCGATTGGTTACCGCAATCCCGAGGTTCTGACACCGCATCTCGACCGCTTGGCGGCCGAGTCGGTCGTCTTCACGAACGGTTATACGTCTAACCCGTCTTGCATTCCGGCGAGAGCGGCCATCTTCACAGGTCGGTATCCGTCGCAGTGCGGCGCCCCGACGTACATGACGCCGCTACCGGACTACGAGCAGACGTTCATGAGCATATTGCGCGATAACGGCTACCATACGGCGGTCATCGGCAAGCAGCATTTCTGGAAGACGAAGGTGGATAAGGGCTACGACTATATGGATATCGTCGACGAGCACTTCCCGCCGAAGGTGATCAGCAAGGAGTTGGACGAGCGCGAATTCGGTCTGCCGCAGCATCTGACCGTATCGGACCGGGTGTCGAGCTACGTCAGCTTCCTCGCCGACAGCGGCTTCACCGAGGGCGCACAGCTGTTCGAGAAGGTCGGAGCGACGAAGGAAGTGTACCGCTGGAAGGTTGAGGAGAAGTACCATATCGACGCGTACGTGGGCAACCGCGGCGTCGAGTGGATTCAGAACAGCCGTCCGTCGGAGCCTTGGTTCCTGACGCTCTCGTTCCCGGGGCCGCATACGCCGTTCGACGGGATCGGCCTGCCCGATGAGGCGCTCTACGACGAGTCGAAGCTGTCGCTGCCGACGACGGAGCCAGAGGACATCTTCAAGAAGCCGGGCCACTTCCAGAGCCTGCTGCGCAGATATTGCGAGATTGACCCCGAGGCGAAGAAGATCGTGTCGCGCATGAGCGATGACGAGCTTCGTCTGATGCGCAAGTCGTATTACGCTAACGTGACGCTCATCGACCGCAAGGTCGGTGAGGTCGTCGAGGCGCTGAAGAGCGCTGGCGAGTATGACAACACGATGATTATTTACTTGTCCGACCACGGCGACTTCATGGGCGACTTCGGCATGGCGCAGAAGATGCAGTGCGTGTCTGAGCAGCTCATGCGCATCCCGTACTTCATTAAGCCGCCTGTGGCTGGCTTCGAGGGGTACCGCGAGGAATCGTTCGTCAGCTCCGTCGAGGTCGCGGCTACGTGCCTGACTGCTGGCGGCATCGAGGTGCCGGGCAACATGTCGCCGCGCAGCTTGACCCAGTTCTTCGACAAGGACGGCGAGCCAGAGCGCTGGGAGGACATCTACCTTGAGGCGCGAGACATTCGCGGCATTCGGAGCAAGCAGTACAAGCTGGTCTATTATGCGGAGCGTGAGTACGGCGAGCTGTACGATCTGTTGAACGATCCGGAGGAGCGCGACAACCTGTGGTCCCGTGAGGACCTGCAGAGCGTGAAGCAAGAGCTGATGAAGAGGCTGATGGATCGGATTATTCAGATCGGGCAAAATGTGCACGTCATCTGGCATCCGTCTGTTCCGGCTATCTAA
- a CDS encoding sugar ABC transporter permease, translated as MLNKVKRYYELYLLLLPALAYFAIFEYGPIYGLQIAFKNFTPFKGIDGSPWVGFAHFERFFDSYKFWEVLTNTLVISLYELLLFPIPVILALLINQLTSKRFKKVVQTVTYAPHFISTVVIVGMLYLFLSPRNGIVNQLLTSLGMESVFFMAKADWFASIFVWSGVWQNAGWGTIIYLAALTSINPELHESSVVDGASKVQRILHIDLPGIMPTVIVLLILNVGSFMSVGFEKVYLMQNPLNVGSAEVIQTYVYKSGLLGAQYSYSAAIGMFNSVINCVLLLTVNMLAKRFGQSSLW; from the coding sequence ATGCTGAATAAGGTCAAACGCTACTACGAGCTGTACCTGCTGCTATTGCCGGCGCTTGCGTACTTCGCCATATTCGAGTATGGGCCGATCTACGGGCTGCAGATTGCCTTCAAAAACTTCACGCCGTTCAAAGGAATCGACGGCAGTCCGTGGGTCGGCTTCGCCCACTTCGAGCGGTTCTTCGACAGCTACAAGTTCTGGGAGGTGCTGACGAACACGCTCGTCATCAGCCTCTATGAGCTGCTGCTATTCCCGATCCCGGTCATCCTGGCGCTCTTGATCAACCAGCTGACCAGCAAGCGGTTCAAGAAGGTCGTGCAGACGGTCACGTACGCGCCGCACTTCATCTCGACCGTCGTCATCGTCGGAATGCTGTATCTGTTCCTGTCGCCGCGCAACGGAATTGTGAACCAGCTGTTGACCTCACTAGGCATGGAGAGCGTCTTCTTCATGGCGAAGGCGGATTGGTTCGCTTCGATCTTCGTCTGGTCCGGTGTGTGGCAGAATGCGGGCTGGGGAACGATCATATATTTGGCAGCGCTTACTTCGATTAATCCCGAGCTTCATGAATCGTCCGTCGTCGATGGCGCGAGCAAGGTGCAGCGCATCCTCCATATTGATCTGCCGGGCATTATGCCGACGGTCATCGTCCTGCTCATCCTGAACGTCGGCAGCTTCATGTCGGTCGGCTTCGAGAAAGTATATCTGATGCAGAATCCGCTCAACGTCGGCTCTGCCGAGGTCATCCAGACCTACGTGTACAAGAGCGGACTACTCGGCGCCCAATACAGCTATTCAGCGGCGATCGGTATGTTCAACTCTGTCATTAACTGCGTGCTGCTGCTGACCGTCAATATGCTGGCGAAGCGCTTCGGCCAGTCGAGCCTGTGGTAG